The genomic window taaaacatttgcaaagccaattttgaaaagtattttaaatcctgtatTTTGCCTGcatgagacaaacaaaaccagaacccaaaaaaaaaaaagaaaagctccATAGTGCTACTGGAGGTCAAACTCCACAGATTACCTTTAATGGCTTAAATCTGCAGTTTTAGTGTGCAGGGTAAGATTTCTCCTCTTTTAGAACATTCAGGAAAACCACAACTTCCAAAACTGCCAGATAAAAGCAGATTGACTAAGTTTTTCCTCAGGGTTGGCTGTTCCGAACTTTACAATTCATCACCTTCTTCCAGTTAACAGTAGATATTGTAAAACACCACTACAGTATATGAAGTAGTATATATTATAAAAGAGGTCAACATTCAGGATGATGTTAATCTTCATTTTAGTCTGAACTGGCAGACACTGGCATATTGAAATGAAGGGTCCAGAATTCTTGATGTTATATTTGTGaacataatttatttacatCATACAATTTATTCTGTATAATTGGAAGATTATGCGCACtgcagtatataaataaagatgtttgtACAAACTTGCATAACTaaagggtaaaaaaacaaaacacacagattaaGCAgccagaccaaaaaaaaaaaaaaaaaaaaatcaacgaAATGGAAATTAACCTACGACCACACGTCTCACTAAGTCACTGCTGCACACAACCACTTAACCTCATACGATTTTCAGTCACCAGCCATCAACACATCTacccccacaaacacacacacacacacacacacacacacacacacacacacgtcttcgATACACAGTATGCAACAGTCCAACACTCCCAACGTTTGTCAGCTCACattaaaaatagaagaaaacattCAATAGTGAagtaaaagatgaaaatattagTGGGGCTAAACCCTTCCAAAGGCAAAAAGTAATACAAGTTTAGGCTACTTGTCatacaacaacacacagcatACACACTGATTTTCATgaacaaaaaggaaacaaatgttAACAGAATCGGAGAAACGGTCAGGTGACCTCAGTGGATGGTTTCAAAGACCTAAAAAAGCAAGACACTGACGTGCCTGCAATCCAGATCCCAGAACAGAGCGGCTCACAGCATTCAGCCCAAGATAAAGACGTAAACTGTCAAACTACGTTGTGTTTCTcgtgccacacacacacacacaaacacacacacacacacacacacacagcaggagggAAAGAATATGAGCCAGCGAGAAAAGGCTAGCGACAAAGTCTCTTTTTCAAAGTCTCTCTTCAGCAAGATGTCGGAGCTGTGTGTAGTGGGCGGGCCAGAATGGACGAGATTCCGGTGGCACAGAGAAGCATTTCAGGTTGATAAAAACTTTCTAGGACGCAAAGTCAGGAGGGTTTTAACTCTGAACTCACAGAGTTAGGTggaggccaaaaaaaaaaaagaaaaaagacagatatcCACTTTGCTACTCAAGCCAGCAGAGAGCAAGCACGGCTGAGATGGCGCCGTCAGCCAACAGCAGTAACAGTCTGAGAGTTCAAACAGGCCAGAGTGTCCGGGGTCTTTCAAAGCAGAGTTCAAGCAACCTCAGGTGATCACAAAACAGACTGAGTAACCATCAACAGCTTTTTCTACGATGACTTTTTCTTCAGAAATCTCCCTCCGTCACATCAAATAATatagaccccccccccccctccctgcaCTCATGCCCTCCCCAACCTCCCATTCACACATTGTTTGTTCAATACCACCTTCCAAAAGTGTTaaactcacacaaacaagaaTGAAAGCTGAAAATATAAGTTAACTTTCATGCACTGGGAAAAAAGTCCGGACTGTGTaacaaacaagaagaaaacaggtCCTTCAGGAAGAAGGTTGGGCtcaagtcctttttttttttttataagccGATCACTCCCAGTATTCAAAGTCAAACTGTAGAGTTCTCTTCATATTCTCTGGATCTTGTCAGCGACAACCACAGGGTTCTCTTTGCGAATCTTGGCAGCAGCTTCCGCTTTGTAGTCGTATGGACAGTTGTGCTTGTCGGAGTAACGGTGAAGTCCACAGAACAGATTTCCACAGCGGCAGTCAAAACCTGAAATGCCACAGAAGAGCACAGACCGAGTCAAATCAATAACAAGTGCTAACAACGGTTAAAACATTCCTAAGTGTAGACGGCCTGATGCACTGTTGACTCCCTTAAATACtgcaccgtgtgtgtgtgaagatacATTTTCAGGAAAAAGAGTTTTAATGTTGGAGGATGTAATAGAATATAAGCTCTAGTGAATCATTGCTCCCTGTAAAATAGCCTGACTAACTAGTACTGAAacatatctgtatttttaaacactAAAGACATAAACTTAACTGATGCTTTCTGCTGTATTTTTGGCAGGAACTTTcttaaaaatgttgtaaaacccacaaaaaaaagGAACCTCAACTTCCTGAAAAACTTGAAACCtgaaatcaataattaatgaatCAGCATGTACGCTCATCTTTGTGCCTTTCTCCGTTTTGGCTCTTTGAAACATGCTTCATTTTTACATCTGCTGCAGAAGAGTGTGATgacagactttttttaaaaatatcaaccaTTGCAAGGATTCCACTCTTCACATTCTGCTGTAGACTTTGATGTGtgacaaaaatggcaaaaagcGCTCCTAACACCTGATTACATAAAAACACTCGACCTTGTAAATAACTATATTGCCAAGTTTTAAGTgaaaaaagtttcagttttcaGCTTGAACAGGAACAACCCTTTGATCCTGTTTCTACTAACATTAAATCAGTGATCGTGTTGTCTCTTACCTGTAAGGCCAACCTTTTTGCGGCACATAAAGCAACGGTTCTTCTTGGGTTTGGGGGGCTCTGGGGCTTTGGAGTCTTCACTGCCAGCAGTGGAGGGATGGGAGGTCGAGACTGTGGGCTGATTCACCACTgcagacagaacaaaaaaaatctcaattaaGTAGGTGCTGGAACACCTTATAAAGCATTTCTCTATCTACAAACCCCCCTTGTGTATGTAATTAGGGAAAATATGCAATTTTTTATTCCAAGTTCTATCTTCATCTGTTGTGATACAGTAAACTTTATGGCGTTTATACATGAAGTAACTGGATTGGAATGTTTTTGACTAATCCAATGAACAGTCTTACTCACTGATTGACAACTTTGTCCTGATTGGTCAAATACGACCCCAGATATTAAAGAAAAGGATAACACACTAGAAACCAAATTTTGATAATCTTACAGTACAAAGCATGATATCACCCAACTGTAAACATctgacagtgaaaacaaaggCCCAACATCACAAgattcacattattattatgtagTGGACTGTTGTACACTGTATCCCAATAAACTGGCTCAGTATATATCCTGTGATAAATAACAGGTCCGTTTTTTAGCACCCACCTGGCTCTGTGAGCTCTACTTTGCTCCCTGATGCTCCTTTCTCCTCACAGGAGAGACTCATCTCAGTCATCTGTTTTGTTACAGCAATGGCTGTTGAAACCCcactgcaaacaggaagaaaattAGAATATTACAGAATCAGAATATTACAgaagtgtaaaatgttttaaaaaatgtcagctCCCCTTGGAAGCTGCTAATGACTGTCAACAATGTACTCACGACCTGAGTGGATCCTCACCTGAGAGCTTCAGCGGCAGCAGCCTCAGCCGAAGCAGCCTCAGCTGCCACCTCTGCTGCGGCgactgcagcagctgcagcattGTTCAAGGTGGCCTCTAACCTCTGGATGGCAGAAGCCTCAGCTGTGGggccgctgctgctgcctgaGGGAGATAATTTCACCACATGTCAGAGTCAGATGCTGGGGACAAAGGTGCAGCTGCAGACAGAGGTTGGgatttatt from Thunnus maccoyii chromosome 19, fThuMac1.1, whole genome shotgun sequence includes these protein-coding regions:
- the zfand5b gene encoding AN1-type zinc finger protein 5b, with the translated sequence MAQETNQSPVPMLCATGCGFYGNPRTNGMCSVCHKEHLSRQNNGGVSSLSAVGSSSGPTAEASAIQRLEATLNNAAAAAVAAAEVAAEAASAEAAAAEALSGVSTAIAVTKQMTEMSLSCEEKGASGSKVELTEPVVNQPTVSTSHPSTAGSEDSKAPEPPKPKKNRCFMCRKKVGLTGFDCRCGNLFCGLHRYSDKHNCPYDYKAEAAAKIRKENPVVVADKIQRI